The segment TCTTCGACGAAGCACTCGGGCTGCTCGAGGAAGCACTGAAGGACTGCGTCGGCGCGCTGGCGTAAGCGCTCGTTCTCGTTGGGAGTCGATATGCTCAATTTCGAATCGATCGAACTGAAGGACCCGTCCCTGCTGCGAACCAAGGCGTTCGTGGCGGGCGAATGGCAGGATGCGCAAGGCGGCGCGACGTTCGAAGTCCGCAATCCGGCCACGGGGCGGGTGCTGGCCACCGTGCCGAAGATGGGCGCCGCCGAAACGCGCCGTGCGATCGAAGCGGCAAACGCCGCGTGGCCCGCGTGGCGCGCGCAGCCGGCGAAGGCCCGCGCGGCCATCCTGCGCAAATGGTACGACCTGATGATCGCCCACGCCGACGATCTCGCGCAGATCATGACGGCCGAGCAAGGCAAGCCGCTTGCCGAGGCCAAGGGGGAGATCCAGTACGCAGCGTCGTTTCTCGAGTGGTTCGGCGAGGAAGCAAAGCGCGTCTATGGCGACACGATCCCGAGCCCCGCGAACGACAGGCGCATCGTGGTGGTCAAGGAGCCGGTCGGCGTCTGCGCGGCCATCACCCCGTGGAATTTTCCCGCTGCGATGATCACGCGCAAGGTCGGCCCCGCGCTCGCGGCCGGCTGCCCGATCGTCGTCAAGCCGGCCGAAGCCACGCCGCTTTCGGCGCTGGCACTCGCGGCGCTCGCCGAGCGCGCCGGCCTGCCCGCGGGCGTGCTGAGCATCGTGACGGGCGAGCCCAAGGAAATCGGCGGCGAGCTGACCGCCAACCCGCTCGTACGCAAGCTCTCGTTCACGGGGTCGACCGCGATCGGGCGGCTGCTGATGGCGCAATGCGCCGCCACCGTCAAGAAGGTCTCGCTCGAACTCGGCGGCAACGCGCCGTTCATCGTGTTCGACGATGCCGATCTGGACGCCGCCGTCACGGGGGCGATCGCCTCCAAATACCGCAACAGCGGGCAAACCTGCGTCTGCGCGAACCGCTTTTACGTGCATGAGCGCGTGTACGACGCGTTTGCCGAAAAGCTGCGCGCGGCAGTCGAACAGTTGAAGGTCGGGCGCGGCACCGAGGCCGGCGTCGTACAGGGGCCGCTCATCAACGAGGCGGCCGTGCAGAAGGTCGAGGCGCATATCGAAGACGCGCTCGCCAAGGGCGCGCACGTGGCTACGGGCGGCAAACGCCATGCTTTGGGCTACAGCTTCTTCGAGCCGACGGTGCTCACAGGCGTAACCCCGGCCATGCGCGTGGCGAAGGAGGAAACGTTCGGTCCGGTGGCGCCGCTGTTCAGGTTCGCGTCGGACGACGAAGTGGTCCGGCTCGCCAACGACACGGAGTTCGGTCTCGCAGCCTACTTCTACAGCCGGGACGTCGGCCGCGTCTGGCGCGTGGCCGAAGCGCTCGAATACGGCATGGTCGGCATCAATACGGGCCTCATTTCCAACGAGGTCGCGCCTTTCGGCGGCGTCAAGCAATCGGGCATCGGCCGCGAAGGCTCGCACTACGGCATCGACGAGTACGTCGTCGTCAAGTACCTCTGCCTCGGCATTTGACCCCGAGCCGCCAAGGCCGGCAGGTGGCGAAGCATTGGAAATGCCTTTGCCGCCGCCGGCCCGCGCTGCACCGATAGCCGACGACCCCTCCCCCGGCTGCGTCCATCGTTCCTGACTATCGACTCCGGCTGCGCTTTTTCGACACAGCCGGGTCATTCATTCGAAAAACGCCTCGAACCGAGCTGGAAACCGTTGCATTTCCACGCCAACCGGTGTTTTACTACCGCGGCCATCATTTTTGGCTTGGTATGCTTGGCGCCGCGCTCGCTGCCGACGCCGGCAGCCTTGAGAATCAACAGCCCCCGTGCGGCACGACCGCCATGGGGCACGACCAAACCGCTTCGAGGAGTCAACGTGAAGAAAATATTCGCCGCAGTAGCCATCGCCGCGCTCGCCGTTTCGGCGGGCGTTGCACAAGCGAAAGAATGGAAGGAAATCCGCTTTGGCGTGGACGCCAGCTACGCGCCGTTTGAATCGAAAGCCCCGGACGGCAAGCTCGTCGGCTTCGATATCGATCTCGGCAACGAAATCTGCAAGCGTGTGAATGCGAAGTGCGTGTGGATCGAGAACGACTTCGACGGCATGATCCCCGCGTTGAAGGCGAAGAAGTTCGATGGCGTGCTGTCGTCGATGTCGATGACGCCCGCTCGGGAAAAGGAAATCGCATTCTCGAAGAAGCTCTTCAATACGCCGACCGCCCTCGTGGCCAAGAAGGGCTCGCCGCTGAAGCCGACGGCTGACTCGCTCAAGGGCAAAACGGTCGGCGTCGAGCAGGGCACCATTCAGGAAACCTATGCGAAGACCTACTGGGAAAAGGCGGGTGTGAAGGTTACGCCGTACCAGAACCAGGACCAGGTCTATCAGGATCTGCTCTCGGGCCGGCTCGACGCCGCCCTGCAAGACAAGGTGCAAGCTGAAATCGGCTTCCTCAAGACGCCGCGCGGCGCCGGCTATCAACTCGTCGGCGAAGACCTCAACGATCCGAAGGTGCTCGGCGAAGGCGCCGGCATCGGTCTGCGCAAGCAGGACACCGACCTGAAGGCGAAGATCGACAAGGCGATCGACGAAATCCGCGCTGACGGCACGTACGACAAAATCCAGAAGAAGTACTTCGATTTCGACGTCTACGGCAAGTAATACGGCAAGTAATGCATCGCGGGCATTGCGGTACGGCTCGTCCGTGCCGCAACCCGGCCGCGCTGCTCGAGGCCCCGCGCGACGCGGGGCCTTTTCGTTTGTATGCGCCCGGCGGCGCACCGACGTACAATCGAATGCCTTGCGCTTTCATGTCCTTCGCGACCCCGCGGCGTCAGCAAACATGCAAACACGAATCCATCCGTTGATTTCCCCTTCGCTCGGCACCGGGCGCCATCTGCAAAGCTTCCATTACGGCCCGGGCGGTGCTCAAAAGGTATACATCCAATCGTCGCTGCACGCGGACGAACTGCCCGGCATGCTCGTGGCATGGGCGCTGCGGCGCAAGCTCACCGCACTCGAGGAAGCCGGCAAGCTGCGCGGCGAGATCGTCGTCGTACCCGTGCCCAATCCGATCGGACTTAGCCAGCACGTACTCGGCCAGATGATCGGCCGCTTTGAAACGAATTCGGCCAGCAACTTCAACCGCAACTTCTACGATCTGGCCGCGCTCGTAATGCCGCGCATCGAAAGCCGCCTCGGCAACGACGCCCGCGCGAACATGCAGGCGATCCGCGCGGCGATGCGCGAAGCGCTCGACGAGCAAAAACCGCGCACCGAACTCGAATCGCAGCGCCTCGCGCTGCAGCGGCTTTCGTACGACGCGGACATCGTGCTCGATCTGCACTGCGACTTCGAAGGCGCGATGCACCTTTATACGAACCCGGACCTCTGGGAGGACGTGGAGCCGCTCGCCCGCTATCTCGACGCCAAGGCTTCGCTGCTCGCCCTCAACTCGGTCGGCAATCCGTTCGACGAAATTCACAGCTTCTGCTGGTCGGAGCTGCGCGCGCGCTTCGGCGAGCGCCATCCCATTCCCAATGGCGGCATTTCGGTCACCGTCGAATTGCGCGGCCAAGCCGACGTCTCGTACGAGGATGCCGAGCACGACTCCCAGGCAATCATCGAATACCTCACGCAGCGCGGGATCGTCGAAGGTACCGCGGCGCCGTTGCCGCCGCTCGCCTTCGCGGCCACGCCGCTCGCCGGCACCGAGCCGCTCGTTGCACCGATGTCGGGCGTCGTCGTGTTCCGCGCGAACGTGGGCCGATGGATCGAGGCCGGACAGCCCGTGGCCGACATCGTCGATCCGCTCGCCGATCAAGTCGCCACCGTGACAGCGGGCACGCCCGGCGTGCTCTATGCGCGCCACCGGGCGCGCTTTGCCACGGCCGGCATGGAGATCGCGCGCATTGCCGGCGCAACCGCTTTCCGCACGGGAAGCCTGCTCTCGCCTTGAGCAACGCGAACGCGAACGCGAGCGAGCGGCGCGCGAACATACCGCGCCGGCATCGCAACGCACCGCACCGGTTACCCTCGGTAACAATCGGCCCGCTTTCAGCGGGCTTTTTTACGCGCCTCTTAAGTTTGGCTTAATTCTGCGCTGAGACTATGACCATCCATACCACCCCCTGTTGAGCCGCCGGAGTATCGGCGGCATCTTTTTGTCTTCTTCGTGCGGCGCCTGCTGGGCCCATGAGGTGTCGCAAACGGATACGGCGATGATAGAAGATTCCGTGTTCAAACATGTGCGCACGATGCTCAAGCGTCAGCATGCGTTGCCTGTGCAGAGCTGCCGCGTCTCGCAACCCGTGCAGCGCCCGTGGGGCCGTACCTATCGGCTCGTCGAATGGACGGTAACGAAAGATGCGCCGTCGCATCGGTGCGTCGTGCCGGCGGAACTCAGCGCGGCAGAAATCGCGCGCCACGTTGCCGCCCACATCCCCGGCCGCATCTACTTCGACGAACCGCGCTGACGCCGCTCACGCTGCATGCCAGTCCGTCCAGGCGTACGAACACGGCGATCCGTCGTGTCCGTGCCCAAAACCGTACGCGTCATCGGCGTCGCAGGCACCATGGGCGTCATGAGTGACATGTGCGCCGCGGTTTGAGCGGCGCGCGTTCTCTGCTACGCTTTCAGGCCGTAGTCTTCCACTTGGCCTGTCAGCACCTCATCCGATGGAAAATTCGTTCAACGAACGCGGCGTGACGATCACCCGCAACGGCCTCAGCGCGGGCGGCCAGCTTTTCGCGCTGCGCGACATTCAAGCACTGCGCGTCGTCACCGTTCACAAGAACAAGGCCTTGCCCCTCGTCGTCGCACTCATCGGTGCGGCAACGGCGGCCACCGGCGGCGTACTCGAGATGGGCTCGCTGCTCGTGATCGGCGTCATGCTCGTCGTCGTGGGGGCGCTTGCGTGGTACGTGCAGGACATCACGCACCGCCTGATGATTCGGACCGCAACGGGCGAACGCGAAGCGCTGACGAGCACCGACATCGAATTCGTCGAGCGCGTCGGCCAAGCCGTGCACGACGCGCTCGCGCGCACTCAATCGGTCTGAAGCGGCCTCACGCGCCAGATTTCGCGCGCATATTCGGAAATCGTGCGATCCGACGAAAACTGCCCCATGCCGGCAACGTTTTCGACCGCGCTGGCCGTCCACGCGCGCGGATCGCGAAAGCGCGCGTCCACGGCGTCCTGCGCCTGCGCATAGGCACCGAAATCGGCAAGCACCATGTAATGGTCGCCCCAGTCCACGAGCGTATGGAATATATCGGAGTAGCGATGCGAATCGCCACCCGAAAAGTAGCCCGTACGAATCTGATCGAGCGCGAGCCGCAATTCCTCGTTCTCTTCGTAGATCTGCCGCGGCCGGTAGCCTGACGCCCGCAGATCGCCGACTTCGCTCGCAGTGAGGCCGAAGATGAACATATTCTCGCGCCCTACGGCCTCGCAGATTTCGATGTTGGCACCATCCATCGTGCCGATCGTGAGCGCGCCGTTCAACGCGAGCTTCATGTTGCCCGTGCCCGACGCCTCGGTGCCTGCCATCGAAATCTGCTCGGACAGATCCGCCGCCGGAATCATGAGCTCGGCGACGCTCACGCCGTAGTTCGGCACGAACACGACCTTCAGCAGATCGCCGATCGCCGGATCGTTGTTGACCTTCTGACTCACGTCGCCAATGAGCCGGATGATCGTCTTGGCCATCTTGTACGCGGATGCGGCCTTGCCCGCGAAAACGATCGCGCGCGGCACCCAGTCGCGCTCCGGATGCGCGCGAATGCGGTTGTAGCGCACGATCACATGCAGCACGTTCAGCAATTGCCGCTTGTACTCGTGAATGCGCTTGACCTGCATGTCGAACAGCGCATCGGGATGGATCGTGCAGCCCGTGTCGTGCAACAGGCGCTGCGCCAGACGAATCTTGTTGCGCCGCTTCGCGGCACGAAATTCCGAGGCGAACGCGGGATCGTCCTTGAGCGTGCGCAACTGCGCCAGCTCGAACAGATCGGTGCGCCACCGCGTACCGATGCGGCTGTCGATCAGCGAGGAGAGCGGCGGGCTCGCCTGCGCGAGCCATCGCCGCGGCGTGATGCCGTTCGTCACGTTCGTGAAACGCTCGGGGAACATCCGTGCGAAGTCGCTGAAGAACTCGCGCTCCATCAATTGCGAATGCAGCTTCGATACGCCATTGACTTTCTGGCTCGCGACAATGGCCAGATGCGCCATGCGCACACGCCGCTGCCCGTATTCGTCCACGAGCGATATACGGCGAATGACATCGATGTCATGGCCGAAGTGCTCGCTCGCCACTTTGAGGAAATTGGCGTTGATCTCGAAGATGATCTCGAGATGTCGCGGCAAGAGGCGCGCGAGCATATCGACATCCCAGGTTTCCAGCGCTTCCGGCATCAACGTGTGGTTGGTGTAGGAAAACACCTGGTGGACCATCTTCCACGCGCGCTCCCACGGAATATGATGGACATCGACGAGCAACCGCATCAACTCGGGTATCGCGAGCACCGGGTGCGTGTCGTTCAGGTGAATCGCCACTTTCTCCGCGAAGCGGCCAAAGGTGCTGTGCGTGCGCTGATAGCGGCGGATGAGATCCTGCATCGTCGCCGAAACGAAAAAGTACTCCTGGCGAAGACGCAACTCGCGCCCTGCCGGCGTGGAGTCGTCGGGATAAAGCAGCCGCGAGACGTTCTCCGAGTATTCCTTCGCCTCGACCGCGCGCCTGTAGTCGCCCTGGTTGAACGCCGAGAGATCGAGTTCCTCGGTCGCGCGCGCCGACCACAACCGCAGCGTATTGGTCGCGCTCGTCCCGAACCCCGGGATCACCGTGTCGTATGCCATCGCGTTGACATGCTCGGTCTCGGTCCACTCGACACCATGCTCGCGCTGGACGGTGCGCCCGCCGAAGTGAACGACGTATTGCACCTCGGGGCGCGGGAACTCCCACGGGTTGCCCGCGCGCAGCCAGTAATCAGGGGTCTCCACCTGCTCGCCGCCCACGATCTGCTGACGGAACATGCCGTACTCGTAGCGAATGCCATAGCCGAAGCCGGGCACCGCGAGCGTCGCCATCGAGTCGAGAAAGCAGGCAGCCAGGCGGCCCAGGCCGCCATTGCCCAGTGCCGCGTCAGGCTCGAGTTCGGTGATGGCCGCGAGGTCCACACCGACGCTCGCCAACGCCTCGTGCATCTGATCATGGATCCCAAGTGCAAGCAGCGCGTTCGTGAACGTGCGCCCGATCAGGAATTCCATCGAGAGGTAGTAGACGCGCTTGACGTCCTGTTCGTATTGCTGCCGCGTGGTTTTCATCCATCTCGCGACGAGGCGGTCACGCACGGCAAACGCCGCGGCATTGAGCCAGTCTTGCGGGCGGGCCGCCACGGCGTCCTTGCCGACGCCGTACATCAAGCGGTTGGAGATGGAGCGTCTGAGTGCATCGACGGTGCTGTTGAGCTGATCGAATTCCAGGTCGACGGCTGTCATCGAATCCCTCCTGTCAGCGCGGCGGCATGCGCCTTGCTCTCGCCGGCAAAGACGAATGCACGAACCGCTGGGCGTTCAGGTTACGCCTTTTTGCCTGCGGACGGGGCGCCCGCCGCTGCGAAATAAATCGGCAAAAAATCTTCGCGGCGAGAGGCCCGGCGGCACGCGGGCGTGCTTGCGCATTGGCATGGCGCAGGCGCCGTGCCTAATATGAACAGGTCGGGTTATAACGGAGACGGCCATGACGACGCGCACGGACATTCACACGGTGCTCGGCACGATGCACTCGCACGAGCTGTTGATGCTGTCGCTGATCCGGGCGCTGCCGCCCGAAATTCGCCAGCGCGCGATAGACGACTTTCAGGCGCAGGTGGAACAGGCCGACCTGCCGCATCTGAGCGCTGACAGCGAGCGGGAAACGATCGATGCCTGCCGCGCGCATCTGCGCAAGATGTCGATCGTATTGAGCGCGATATCGTCGTAGCCGCCGCTATGCGGTTTCGGCCACTTCAGCGCGGCAGATAAGCGAGCGGATCCATCGGCGTGCCCTCGCGCCGGATCTCGAATTGCACGGTCGCACGGCCCGTCTTGTCGGTGCCCATCTGGGCGATCGACTGCCCCTTGCGAACCGTGTCGCCCTCTTTCACCGCGACGGGTCCGTTCACGGCATACGCCGTCACGAGCGAATCGCTGTGCTTGACGACGATCAGCGTCGCATACTGCTCCACCGCATTGCCGATATAGATGACGTTACCGTCCGCCGCCGCTTTGACGGGATCGTCGGCACGCCCCGCGATCATGATGGCTTTCGACGCCGCGCCCTGCGTCGGCTTCAGCACGTTCCCGTAAGCAGGCCACGCGAGACGGACGGCCGGGGCGCCCGAGACACTGGCATTCGCCCCGGTCGGCGGCACGACGCGCAGCACCTGTCCAGGAACGAGCAAAGCGGTCATGGGCAGCCGGTTCCATTCCGCGATGTCCTGCTGCCGTTGGCCGAAGCCGGCCGCGACGCTGGCGAGCGTATCGCCCGCGTTGACCCGGTAATAGCCGGGCTGCACGCCTGGCTGAGCGAGGCGCGCGTTCGATTGCGAGCCGGTGGACGAGGTGCCGAACCACTGATCGGTCGTCGTGCATCCCGCCGCGAGCGCGATGCACGCCGTCAGCGCGATATGGGTGAGTGTGCGCACCCGAATGGCGGGCACCGCAGCCGTTGTGTTTGTCGTTGTCATCATTTCCCCTCGATCGATGCGTTGCGCCCGTGCACGACCTCTCTTTTCGTGCACGCGACCCTCGCTGGTCGGACGCTGTTTGCTTCCTTGGCCGCGCCACGCGACTTGCGGGCGCCGCCCTGACCGGGTGGCCGCAAGCCATGCGGCACCAACTGGAGGGTCGAGGATCGCACATCTTACCGCCCCGAGGCAAAGCGAGGCCGAAATGAAACTGGCTCGCGCCCCGACAAAGGGCAGCGAGCCAGTTTCCTGGGGCATGCCGGCGAATCGTCAAAGGCGATCCGTCGGACTTCCCTCACACCGCAAGCTTGCGCTTAGCGGCCGAAGTAAAGCGGGTGCACACCGTCGACATTCATCGGACGGCTTTGTTGCGCCGAGCCCGACTGGCTGTTGTCGGCAGCCGAGCCACCATAGCCCGACGTATCGGCCGTAGCGGCCACCTGGGCGCCTTGCTGCGCGTCGACGCGTTGCTCGGCGGCCTGGATGTCGGCCGGATAATACGGATCCTGGCCGGTCGGACGGTAGCCCGCCTGTTCGAGGCGGATCAGGTCTTGCTTGACTTGCTCCCGCGTCACGGGGCCGTTCGATTGGGTTTGTGCCATCGAGACGAGCGGGACCGAAAGAGCGGTAGCGGCGATAAGGGCATAAGCGAGCGATTTCATGACTGACCTCCGTAATTTGTTTTCGCCCCGAACACCGTGTTCGGAAGCGATTGATCACAGTCTAGCCAGCGCATCACCTAGGGAAAACCACTAATTTGATGAAAGAGTTTTTCCCCGAGAGCAACAATAACGCCCTGTAACGATTCGTTACCGCCAAAAACAGTGACAATAGACCCTGCTGTCCACCGGGTCTTGCTACGCCCAATTAGCGTGGTAGCTGCCTTCCTTATCGATACGCTCGAACGTGTGGGCACCGAAGAAATCGCGCTGTGCCTGAATCAGGTTCGCCGGCAGGCGCTCGGCGCGATAGCCGTCGAAATAGGCAATGGCCGATGCGAACGCCGGTACCGGTACGCCCGCGGTCACGGCAGCGATCACGACCTCGCGCAACGCCGCCTGATATTGCTCGGCAATCTCCCGGAAATACGGGTCGAGCAAGAGGTTGGCGAGTGCGGAGTTCTTCGCGTAGGCGTCGGTGATTTTCTGCAGGAATCGCGCACGAATAATGCAGCCTGCACGGAAAATTTTCGCGATCGAACCAAATTCGAGATTCCAGCCGTATTCCTCCGAGGCGGCCCGCAACTGCGCGAAACCCTGCGCATACGAGATCACCTTGCTCAAGTAAAGGGCGCGCCGCACGGCTTCGACGAATGCGTCACGGCCCTCGAGCCGGGGCGCGGGGCGCGGCCCGGAGAGGATTTTGCTCGCCGCGACGCGCTGTGTCTTGAGCGACGACAGCACGCGCGCGAATACCGATTCCGTGATGAGGGGCAACGGCACCCCCAGGTCGAGCGCATTCTGGCTCGTCCACTTGCCGGTCCCTTTTTGCGCAGCCCGGTCGAGGATCACATCGACGAGTTCGCGGCCCGTTTCATCGTCCTTGCGCCCAAAGATCCTTGCGGTGATTTCGATCAGATAGCTGTCGAGTTCGCCTTCGTTCCATTCGGTGTAGACACGCGCGAGCTCGGCGTTCGTCAAGCCCGCCACTTGCTGGAGCACCGAATAGCTTTCCGCGATGAGCTGCATGTCGCCGTACTCGATGCCGTTGTGAACCATCTTGACGAAATGTCCGGCGCCGTCGGGGCCCATGTAGGCCACGCAGGGCTCGCCGTCGGGCGCCTTTGCGGCAATCTCTGTGAGGATCGGCGCAACGAGGTCGTAAGCCTCGCGCTGCCCGCCCGGCATGATCGACGGCCCCTTGAGCGCGCCCTCTTCGCCACCCGACACGCCGGTGCCGATGAAATGCAGGCCCGCCTTCGCCAGCTCCTGGTTGCGGCGAATCGTGTCGGTGAAATGCGTATTGCCACCGTCGATGAGGATATCGCCGGCGTCCAGCAACGGCTTGAGCGCCGCAATGGTCGCATCGGTTGCCTCGCCGGCTTTCACCATCAGCAAAATGCGGCGAGGCTTTTCGAGCGAAGCGACAAATGCTTCCAGCGTGTAGGCCGGCACGAGTTGGCGCCCCGGAAACTGCGCGAGCAGTTCGTCCGTTTTCGCGCGGCTGCGGTTGTAGACGGCGACAGTATGGCCGCGGCTCTCGATGTTCAGCGCGAGATTGCGCCCCATGACCGCGAGACCGATGACGCCGATGGCAGGTTTGCCCATTGTGGAATTCTCCTTGGAAGGCTGCCGCACGATCCTTATGCCGCACGGCGCGACAGTTCGCGCATCGAGCCGGGCATCTCGCCGGCCGAAACGCGCCTAAACAAAATGTGTCGTCACGTTTGCCGCGAGTGTCGCCAGCGCGTCGCCGCACGGGGCCTCGACTTTCAAGGCCAGCAGCGGATCGGCACGCGTGCGCCCGATATTGACGGCGGCAATCGGCGTTCCCGCCTTTTCGGCCCACACGCAGAAGCGATAGCCCGAGTAGACCATCAGCGACGAGCCCACCACGAGCATCGCATCGGCGGACTCGAGCGCGTGCACCGCCGCGTCCACACGTTCGCGCGGCACGCTCTCGCCGAAAAAGACGACCGCGGGCTTCAGCATCCCGCCGCACTCGGGGCAGCCCGGCACGCTAAACGCGTCGAGCGCCGCCCATTCGAGGTGGGCATCGCCATCCGCCGATGCTTCGGCGACGATTCCCGCCAGCTCCGGATTGGCGCGTTGGAGAAGCAGTTGGACCTCCGAGCGGTCATGACGCGCGCCGCATGCGAGGCAGGTGACCGCATCGATGCCGCCGTGCAGCTCGATGACGCCGGCGCTGCCGGCCCGCTGATGCAGGCCGTCGACGTTTTGCGTCACCAGCGCCGCAATACGCCCCGCATGACCGAGCTGCGCGAGCGCACGATGCGCCGCGTTCGGCTGCGCCGCGGCAAGTATCGGCCAGCCCACCATGCTGCGCGCCCAATATCGGCAACGCGCCGCTTCCGAACCGAGGAACGCCTGCAGTTGAATGGGTTGCGCGCGCATCCATTCGCCGTTTGCATCGCGGTAGCCGGGAATGCCGGAGGCGGTGCTGACGCCCGCCCCCGTCAACACGAAGAGCCGCTCATGACGCCGTACGAATTCGCCCAGCGCATCGAGCGCTTCGAGCGCTTCGGCGTGGGCGTGATCATGCGCGGGCGCCGCCAATGAAGCGGATGGAATAGAAGACAGCAAGGCATCGGTTTCGGTCATGGGCGGCAATACCCGGCCAAGCGTTGGACCCGGCCGGAAGCAACGTGACGCGACGACGCGCATTCTACGCCGTTCGCCGCAACGTTGCCCGCGGCTTGCCGCCTGCACGCGCGCTCGGGCGCCCGCGATGCATCAGTGGATGCTTCGCGCTTCAGCGCTTCAGCGCTTGGCCGCTTGCTGGCCGAGTACCGTCTGGATCATGCAATCCATTTCCTTGACGATATCGGAGAGAAGCGCGGTGACGACGGCGAATTCGCGCCCGTACGGACCGGCCCGCCCGGCGGAAATGCGTGCGTTGATCGCGACGATGTTCGCTTGCATCGAAATATGGCCGAGCTGCTCGGCCAGATCGGCATTGCGCTTTTTCGCCGCTGACTCGACCCCGCGCATTTCGTTCTGATAAGCGAGCGTGATCTGCTGGAGGAGCTCGAGCAGCGGCGTTGCCTGCGCGATGATCGCAGCGACTTCCTCGCCATCCGGACCTGCTCCGGCCGCGATCGAAGCAATAGCCGCCGTTGCGTCCGCAACGAATTGCCGGATGCGCTGATCGGCCCGGTGCGTGCCGAAGTAGAGCGCCTGGAGCGCATCGGAAAACACCCCCGGCAGGCGGTCGTTGCCATTGACGAGATCGGCATGCGCGCCCGAGAACGTCGCGAGGCACTCGCGCGCGATGGCGAGCGCGGCGGCATCGCCCTGCGCCGCGAGCAGCACATGCAGCACGATCCGTTGCGACAGCATGCGCTGCCGCCCGGCTACGTTGATGAGTTCGCCGATGGTTTGGCCCGAGACGGCACTTTGTTCTTTTTCTGCCAGTTGTTTCATATCGGTAGCGCCGCTCGATCGCTCGACGGCGCGGTTTCCTTGCTGAAGGACGCCATTGCCCTTCGTCAGCCGCCCGCAAACGGCGGCTTGCCGACTCCGACCC is part of the Trinickia caryophylli genome and harbors:
- a CDS encoding NAD-dependent succinate-semialdehyde dehydrogenase, coding for MLNFESIELKDPSLLRTKAFVAGEWQDAQGGATFEVRNPATGRVLATVPKMGAAETRRAIEAANAAWPAWRAQPAKARAAILRKWYDLMIAHADDLAQIMTAEQGKPLAEAKGEIQYAASFLEWFGEEAKRVYGDTIPSPANDRRIVVVKEPVGVCAAITPWNFPAAMITRKVGPALAAGCPIVVKPAEATPLSALALAALAERAGLPAGVLSIVTGEPKEIGGELTANPLVRKLSFTGSTAIGRLLMAQCAATVKKVSLELGGNAPFIVFDDADLDAAVTGAIASKYRNSGQTCVCANRFYVHERVYDAFAEKLRAAVEQLKVGRGTEAGVVQGPLINEAAVQKVEAHIEDALAKGAHVATGGKRHALGYSFFEPTVLTGVTPAMRVAKEETFGPVAPLFRFASDDEVVRLANDTEFGLAAYFYSRDVGRVWRVAEALEYGMVGINTGLISNEVAPFGGVKQSGIGREGSHYGIDEYVVVKYLCLGI
- a CDS encoding ABC transporter substrate-binding protein; translation: MKKIFAAVAIAALAVSAGVAQAKEWKEIRFGVDASYAPFESKAPDGKLVGFDIDLGNEICKRVNAKCVWIENDFDGMIPALKAKKFDGVLSSMSMTPAREKEIAFSKKLFNTPTALVAKKGSPLKPTADSLKGKTVGVEQGTIQETYAKTYWEKAGVKVTPYQNQDQVYQDLLSGRLDAALQDKVQAEIGFLKTPRGAGYQLVGEDLNDPKVLGEGAGIGLRKQDTDLKAKIDKAIDEIRADGTYDKIQKKYFDFDVYGK
- a CDS encoding M14 family metallopeptidase yields the protein MQTRIHPLISPSLGTGRHLQSFHYGPGGAQKVYIQSSLHADELPGMLVAWALRRKLTALEEAGKLRGEIVVVPVPNPIGLSQHVLGQMIGRFETNSASNFNRNFYDLAALVMPRIESRLGNDARANMQAIRAAMREALDEQKPRTELESQRLALQRLSYDADIVLDLHCDFEGAMHLYTNPDLWEDVEPLARYLDAKASLLALNSVGNPFDEIHSFCWSELRARFGERHPIPNGGISVTVELRGQADVSYEDAEHDSQAIIEYLTQRGIVEGTAAPLPPLAFAATPLAGTEPLVAPMSGVVVFRANVGRWIEAGQPVADIVDPLADQVATVTAGTPGVLYARHRARFATAGMEIARIAGATAFRTGSLLSP
- a CDS encoding DUF2866 domain-containing protein, giving the protein MIEDSVFKHVRTMLKRQHALPVQSCRVSQPVQRPWGRTYRLVEWTVTKDAPSHRCVVPAELSAAEIARHVAAHIPGRIYFDEPR
- a CDS encoding DUF6232 family protein, with the translated sequence MENSFNERGVTITRNGLSAGGQLFALRDIQALRVVTVHKNKALPLVVALIGAATAATGGVLEMGSLLVIGVMLVVVGALAWYVQDITHRLMIRTATGEREALTSTDIEFVERVGQAVHDALARTQSV
- a CDS encoding glycogen/starch/alpha-glucan phosphorylase; translated protein: MTAVDLEFDQLNSTVDALRRSISNRLMYGVGKDAVAARPQDWLNAAAFAVRDRLVARWMKTTRQQYEQDVKRVYYLSMEFLIGRTFTNALLALGIHDQMHEALASVGVDLAAITELEPDAALGNGGLGRLAACFLDSMATLAVPGFGYGIRYEYGMFRQQIVGGEQVETPDYWLRAGNPWEFPRPEVQYVVHFGGRTVQREHGVEWTETEHVNAMAYDTVIPGFGTSATNTLRLWSARATEELDLSAFNQGDYRRAVEAKEYSENVSRLLYPDDSTPAGRELRLRQEYFFVSATMQDLIRRYQRTHSTFGRFAEKVAIHLNDTHPVLAIPELMRLLVDVHHIPWERAWKMVHQVFSYTNHTLMPEALETWDVDMLARLLPRHLEIIFEINANFLKVASEHFGHDIDVIRRISLVDEYGQRRVRMAHLAIVASQKVNGVSKLHSQLMEREFFSDFARMFPERFTNVTNGITPRRWLAQASPPLSSLIDSRIGTRWRTDLFELAQLRTLKDDPAFASEFRAAKRRNKIRLAQRLLHDTGCTIHPDALFDMQVKRIHEYKRQLLNVLHVIVRYNRIRAHPERDWVPRAIVFAGKAASAYKMAKTIIRLIGDVSQKVNNDPAIGDLLKVVFVPNYGVSVAELMIPAADLSEQISMAGTEASGTGNMKLALNGALTIGTMDGANIEICEAVGRENMFIFGLTASEVGDLRASGYRPRQIYEENEELRLALDQIRTGYFSGGDSHRYSDIFHTLVDWGDHYMVLADFGAYAQAQDAVDARFRDPRAWTASAVENVAGMGQFSSDRTISEYAREIWRVRPLQTD
- a CDS encoding peptidoglycan DD-metalloendopeptidase family protein yields the protein MMTTTNTTAAVPAIRVRTLTHIALTACIALAAGCTTTDQWFGTSSTGSQSNARLAQPGVQPGYYRVNAGDTLASVAAGFGQRQQDIAEWNRLPMTALLVPGQVLRVVPPTGANASVSGAPAVRLAWPAYGNVLKPTQGAASKAIMIAGRADDPVKAAADGNVIYIGNAVEQYATLIVVKHSDSLVTAYAVNGPVAVKEGDTVRKGQSIAQMGTDKTGRATVQFEIRREGTPMDPLAYLPR
- a CDS encoding DUF4148 domain-containing protein encodes the protein MKSLAYALIAATALSVPLVSMAQTQSNGPVTREQVKQDLIRLEQAGYRPTGQDPYYPADIQAAEQRVDAQQGAQVAATADTSGYGGSAADNSQSGSAQQSRPMNVDGVHPLYFGR